Proteins from a single region of Candidatus Puniceispirillum marinum IMCC1322:
- a CDS encoding ABC transporter permease, whose protein sequence is MAEYLLRRLFYTILTIFAVASILFIIFRLLPGDATMQVISPAMDESVQKRMKEAFGLDKSLWHQYLIYLKNLVTFDWGRSFVTSQPVMDILQYRFWNTVLLMSAGMCFTLVIGIGAGILMAWHRNGAIDVIGTVSGLVFQAAPPFVTGLLLLMLLSYNLGLFPTGGMYPPGQRPDGVLDMLMMSGFWERIVLPTITVSLCYITTPMLVMRDSMLEILGSDFIELARAKGLTSRVVMIKHAARNALLAVVTLGSIMVGFAIGGQVVVEALFSWPGMGQLMVEAAASHDYPVAQGTFLMLAVLVITLNLLTDIAYCYLDPRIKVSKSGMDQR, encoded by the coding sequence GTGGCTGAATATCTCCTTAGGCGGCTTTTTTACACAATCCTTACGATTTTTGCCGTTGCATCCATTTTGTTCATTATTTTCCGGTTGTTGCCAGGTGACGCTACTATGCAGGTAATCAGTCCGGCCATGGATGAATCTGTGCAAAAGCGTATGAAAGAAGCGTTTGGTCTCGATAAATCGCTTTGGCACCAATATCTGATCTATCTGAAAAATCTTGTTACCTTTGACTGGGGACGCTCTTTTGTTACGTCTCAACCAGTGATGGACATTCTTCAATACCGGTTCTGGAATACAGTTTTGCTAATGTCTGCAGGCATGTGTTTTACCCTCGTAATTGGTATCGGTGCAGGCATTTTGATGGCGTGGCATCGTAATGGCGCTATTGACGTCATTGGCACTGTCTCTGGACTGGTGTTTCAGGCAGCGCCGCCTTTTGTCACCGGATTACTGCTTTTGATGTTGCTTAGCTATAATCTTGGTCTATTTCCAACGGGGGGAATGTATCCACCAGGTCAACGCCCTGACGGCGTATTGGACATGTTAATGATGTCCGGATTTTGGGAACGGATCGTGTTACCCACTATTACGGTTAGCCTTTGCTATATTACAACGCCGATGTTGGTGATGCGGGATTCCATGCTGGAAATTCTTGGAAGCGACTTTATCGAGTTAGCGCGCGCTAAGGGTCTGACCTCACGAGTGGTTATGATCAAACATGCCGCGCGAAACGCCTTGCTTGCCGTGGTGACACTTGGATCGATCATGGTGGGTTTTGCTATTGGTGGTCAGGTCGTGGTTGAAGCGCTATTTTCCTGGCCAGGAATGGGGCAATTGATGGTGGAAGCGGCAGCATCGCATGATTATCCGGTGGCACAGGGAACGTTTCTAATGCTTGCCGTTCTGGTAATCACGCTGAACCTGTTGACGGATATCGCCTATTGCTATCTGGATCCACGCATCAAAGTGTCTAAATCAGGGATGGATCAGAGATGA
- a CDS encoding ABC transporter substrate-binding protein, producing the protein MTIDYSKRSFLKASTSLGVAAATIPMAKFAWAAGKPVEPMNLLTSNASFDPVRPEMGRLIAQACKSIGWDVTLAAEDYNMGINKVFQEKDFDMFIVRWTGRANRVDPETFTRMMFHTDGNYNKWGYNNSSINEMGDMQQKEMDVEKRRTIVKAMQRKLYEDVAASPIVHPSMTNAYREDRLDGVVPQLGEGIGSLWTDLNMSVKSGDGYVRNGQTSALKNLNPVSVTDSNEFKELRTIYDRLIQVGPNGELVPWAATSVKAVDNTTIDIVLRDGMKFHDGNPVTIEDVKFTFEYYKKWKAPFFISSLEKFEDMSITGSNSMRIKLSEPHAPLMINFFAQIFIIPQHIWKDIPEKAGVDDVLNFANDNPIGSGPFRFDYWDRGKELKVSAFDQHFAKPKCAGMIRITYGSHDAMAAAIEAGECDRTRYILKPTLVQDLNKINGIVGKGYASHGWYGFMFNHTRGPLQDRAFREAVDHLVPRDVIREVIMSGFATNGGSTIAPANEYWHEAAIKPRANNVKLAKDILSKAGYSWDSSGTLHYPG; encoded by the coding sequence ATGACAATTGATTATTCTAAACGGTCTTTCTTGAAGGCCTCAACAAGTCTGGGCGTTGCTGCGGCAACTATTCCCATGGCGAAGTTTGCATGGGCCGCAGGTAAGCCGGTGGAACCTATGAACCTACTGACTTCGAATGCTAGCTTTGATCCGGTTCGTCCAGAAATGGGTCGGTTGATCGCCCAAGCCTGTAAATCAATCGGCTGGGATGTGACACTTGCCGCCGAAGATTACAATATGGGCATTAACAAGGTGTTTCAGGAGAAAGATTTTGATATGTTCATCGTCCGCTGGACTGGACGTGCGAACCGTGTTGATCCTGAAACCTTTACCCGGATGATGTTCCACACAGATGGCAACTATAACAAATGGGGTTATAACAACTCATCGATCAATGAAATGGGCGATATGCAGCAAAAAGAGATGGATGTGGAAAAGCGCCGCACAATCGTTAAAGCGATGCAGCGGAAGCTATATGAAGACGTGGCCGCATCTCCTATTGTTCACCCCAGCATGACCAATGCTTATCGTGAAGATCGTCTTGATGGCGTTGTGCCTCAGCTTGGTGAAGGAATTGGTAGCTTGTGGACTGATTTGAACATGTCTGTCAAATCAGGTGACGGCTATGTCCGCAATGGTCAGACATCTGCGCTGAAAAACCTAAACCCAGTAAGTGTTACGGACTCAAACGAGTTTAAAGAACTTCGGACTATCTATGACCGTTTGATTCAAGTTGGACCGAATGGTGAATTGGTGCCATGGGCAGCGACATCGGTTAAAGCTGTTGATAACACAACCATTGATATTGTGTTGCGTGATGGAATGAAATTCCATGATGGCAATCCTGTAACCATCGAAGATGTCAAATTCACTTTTGAGTATTATAAAAAGTGGAAGGCGCCATTCTTTATCTCATCTTTGGAAAAATTTGAAGATATGTCGATTACTGGTTCTAACAGCATGCGTATCAAGCTGTCTGAGCCTCATGCGCCTTTGATGATCAACTTCTTTGCGCAAATTTTCATCATCCCACAGCATATCTGGAAGGACATTCCAGAAAAAGCGGGTGTTGACGATGTTCTAAACTTTGCCAATGACAACCCAATTGGAAGTGGGCCATTCAGGTTCGACTATTGGGATCGCGGTAAGGAGCTTAAGGTTTCAGCCTTTGATCAGCATTTTGCCAAGCCAAAATGTGCGGGCATGATCCGGATTACCTATGGCAGCCATGATGCGATGGCAGCAGCCATCGAGGCAGGTGAATGTGACCGTACGCGCTATATTCTCAAGCCAACATTGGTGCAGGATCTTAACAAGATCAACGGTATAGTTGGTAAGGGTTATGCAAGTCATGGTTGGTACGGCTTTATGTTCAACCATACGCGTGGTCCGTTGCAGGATCGCGCCTTCCGTGAGGCTGTCGATCACCTCGTGCCGCGGGATGTCATTCGTGAAGTGATTATGTCGGGCTTTGCCACAAATGGTGGTTCGACCATCGCGCCTGCTAATGAGTATTGGCATGAAGCTGCCATCAAGCCACGGGCAAATAATGTTAAGCTGGCCAAAGATATCTTGTCCAAAGCTGGTTATAGCTGGGATTCCTCCGGCACACTGCATTACCCGGGCTAA
- a CDS encoding LysR family transcriptional regulator, with the protein MITIQQLRFFNAVMKFGSLSQAAAAVNRTQPAVSSGIKTLEDMLDLTLFERTGGKLVPTAEAHFLLERSEDLINRLDVTEELLTTVRKGTVGDLRIACLPSAAQFLMPRILANYIAERPDVKISFMARTSPTTHELIASQQYDLGLAEPRRDLAGESYFIEEYKLPGFLAINANIKLANQKTITPQDLDGMPFVGLYGDHYTTKQIKNTVEQYGGKFFQRVDLQTAISSLLFVERNIGYSFVDSLTKSSYELINSSQKNIVFYPFTLEHGVRVAMLVPKFRLRSALADSLKVVVREAIVSMGGVAVPDAF; encoded by the coding sequence ATGATAACGATACAACAACTTCGCTTTTTTAATGCTGTAATGAAGTTCGGCTCCTTGTCTCAAGCAGCGGCAGCTGTAAACCGAACGCAACCAGCCGTATCTTCGGGCATCAAGACGCTTGAAGATATGCTTGACCTGACACTTTTTGAGCGCACGGGTGGTAAACTTGTCCCGACGGCTGAAGCGCATTTCCTCTTGGAACGAAGTGAAGACCTAATTAACAGGCTGGATGTTACCGAGGAATTACTAACCACAGTTAGAAAAGGTACCGTTGGTGATTTGCGCATTGCCTGTCTGCCATCGGCAGCGCAATTTTTGATGCCCAGGATATTAGCTAACTATATTGCTGAACGCCCTGACGTCAAAATTTCTTTCATGGCACGCACTTCACCAACCACTCATGAATTGATTGCATCGCAGCAATATGACCTAGGTCTAGCTGAACCGCGGCGCGATCTTGCTGGCGAGTCCTATTTCATCGAAGAATATAAACTGCCTGGTTTTCTGGCTATCAATGCCAATATAAAGTTGGCCAATCAGAAGACCATTACGCCGCAGGATCTTGATGGAATGCCCTTTGTTGGTCTTTACGGCGACCATTATACAACCAAGCAGATTAAAAACACTGTCGAACAATATGGTGGAAAATTTTTCCAGCGCGTTGATTTGCAAACGGCGATTTCCAGCCTCCTTTTTGTCGAGCGCAACATTGGTTACTCCTTTGTTGACTCACTCACGAAGTCAAGCTACGAGCTCATCAATTCATCGCAAAAAAACATAGTTTTCTATCCATTTACGCTTGAGCACGGTGTCCGAGTAGCGATGTTGGTTCCCAAATTTCGACTTCGATCAGCCCTTGCCGATTCTCTGAAAGTGGTTGTGCGTGAAGCAATCGTCTCAATGGGGGGTGTGGCTGTTCCAGACGCTTTTTAA
- the cysD gene encoding sulfate adenylyltransferase subunit CysD: protein MNLDIIARANTQIWTTRTIAFELYGSDTPANMKKTERWLAEQGLNFPLLDETTLHDEHQRSAKVKVTEHIIKTARRKRHSVLFLTMHTLISGTTVLFANDGRKGRRWIFLEGADLTHQALEPALKRLALGEDKNTIIVPSGAMVAVCRSLCRVWRCHQINLGNAHELRLALEVYAHGHDDIYAYVDETLRHQPSAEITHLDRLEAEAIYIMREVIAEADNPVMLYSVGKDSQVILHLARKAFYPSPPPFPLLHIDTRWKFQAMYDFRDYMARDSGMNLLVHTNPEGVEKNINPFDHGSAIHTDIMKTMALKQALEHYKFDMAFGGARRDEEASRAKERMCSFRTAAHRWDPKNQRPELWHQYNLRKHAGESIRVFPISNWTELDIWQYIYREQIPIVPLYFAAERPVIERDGMLIMVDDDRLELHKNETIHIKKVRFRSLGCYPLAGAMESDADDLASIIIELADAKTSERLGRAIDTDSSSSMEKKKHEGYF from the coding sequence ATGAATCTTGATATTATAGCGCGTGCCAATACCCAGATTTGGACGACGCGCACAATCGCGTTCGAACTTTATGGTTCTGATACGCCAGCTAACATGAAGAAGACAGAGCGTTGGCTTGCTGAACAAGGCTTGAACTTCCCCCTACTTGATGAAACCACACTTCATGATGAGCACCAGCGTAGCGCTAAAGTTAAAGTCACCGAACATATTATCAAAACAGCACGCAGAAAACGGCACTCTGTTTTATTTTTAACCATGCACACCCTTATATCAGGAACGACGGTTCTTTTTGCCAATGATGGCCGTAAAGGACGGCGCTGGATTTTTCTTGAGGGAGCAGATCTTACACATCAAGCATTAGAGCCAGCGTTGAAACGCTTAGCTTTGGGAGAAGACAAAAACACCATTATTGTGCCATCCGGCGCGATGGTTGCTGTTTGCCGGTCTCTTTGCCGTGTGTGGCGATGCCATCAAATCAACCTTGGCAATGCCCATGAATTGCGCTTGGCTTTGGAAGTTTACGCACATGGGCATGATGACATATATGCTTATGTGGATGAGACATTACGTCATCAACCGTCTGCCGAAATAACCCATCTTGATCGCCTTGAGGCAGAAGCCATTTACATTATGCGCGAGGTGATTGCCGAAGCGGACAACCCTGTGATGCTGTATTCGGTGGGCAAGGACTCTCAGGTTATTCTGCATTTGGCGCGCAAGGCATTTTACCCAAGCCCCCCACCTTTTCCCCTTCTTCACATCGATACGCGCTGGAAGTTTCAGGCGATGTACGATTTTCGCGATTATATGGCGCGTGATAGTGGCATGAATTTGCTGGTTCATACAAACCCCGAAGGTGTTGAGAAAAACATCAATCCGTTTGATCATGGCTCGGCGATCCACACAGACATCATGAAAACCATGGCGCTAAAACAAGCCCTTGAGCATTATAAATTCGATATGGCTTTTGGCGGTGCCCGACGTGATGAAGAGGCGTCACGCGCAAAAGAACGCATGTGCTCATTTCGTACAGCCGCACATCGCTGGGATCCCAAAAATCAACGCCCCGAGCTATGGCACCAGTATAATTTGCGCAAACACGCAGGCGAGAGCATCCGTGTCTTTCCCATTTCAAATTGGACTGAATTAGATATTTGGCAATATATCTACCGCGAACAGATACCGATTGTGCCGCTTTACTTCGCGGCTGAACGCCCAGTTATTGAACGCGATGGCATGCTTATCATGGTTGATGATGATCGCTTAGAACTCCATAAAAATGAGACGATTCACATCAAGAAAGTACGGTTTCGGTCACTTGGTTGCTATCCCTTGGCTGGCGCAATGGAGTCAGACGCTGACGATTTGGCTTCGATTATAATAGAGCTTGCCGACGCCAAAACAAGCGAACGCCTTGGTCGTGCCATCGATACGGATTCTTCGTCATCAATGGAAAAGAAAAAGCACGAGGGCTATTTCTAA
- the cysN gene encoding sulfate adenylyltransferase subunit CysN: protein MDSQQTSIARANQYLTEQTKLSTLRFITCGSVDDGKSTLIGRILYEAQILFENQIETLKKESMKSGTQGNEIDFALLLDGLEAEREQGITIDVAYRYFTTKRRKFIVADTPGHEQYTRNMVTGASTADVAVILVDARKGILEQTRRHSIICSTLGIKRIVLAINKMDLVDYDHDIFDHIEDDYRTFADQLNFESITPIPISALKGCNILQPATQTEWYKGPTLMGFLEAVETRQLLTDDPFRMPVQWVNRPNLDFRGFAGTIAAGHIDVGQNVRILPSGETANIKEILLFKDSLASAEADQAVTLTLDREVDISRGDLIVAADAPAEISDQFEIELMWMDHEPGYSGRSYFLKLGTSLVSAQITDIKHKININTYEKLSANKLELNDLSVVTLRTDHPIPFEKYEDCAGLGGLILIDRISNQTVAAGMIKFALRRARNVHMHKLEIDKPSRQRLNGHKSKVIWFTGLSGSGKSTIANALEVELHSRGIRTYILDGDNIRHGLNNDLGFTDADRVENIRRISEVAKLMVDAGIVVITAFISPFKAERNMARALFEDDEFVEVFVDTPLALAESRDPKGLYKKARKGELPNFTGIDSPYEAPENPEMRVYTDTQDLDVIVKSLMAQMDL from the coding sequence ATGGACAGTCAGCAAACAAGCATTGCGCGCGCAAACCAATATCTAACTGAGCAGACAAAACTGAGCACACTTCGCTTTATAACATGCGGTAGCGTTGATGATGGTAAAAGCACACTTATCGGCCGCATATTGTATGAAGCACAGATACTTTTCGAGAATCAGATCGAAACCCTGAAAAAAGAATCGATGAAAAGCGGCACACAGGGTAATGAAATCGACTTTGCACTGCTGTTAGATGGGCTTGAAGCCGAGCGCGAACAAGGCATCACAATCGATGTTGCCTACCGATATTTTACCACTAAGCGGCGGAAATTCATCGTTGCCGATACACCAGGGCATGAACAATATACCCGTAATATGGTGACTGGTGCCTCTACCGCTGATGTCGCGGTAATCCTTGTCGATGCCCGCAAAGGCATTCTTGAGCAAACCCGCCGGCATTCGATAATTTGTTCAACCCTTGGCATTAAACGCATTGTTCTGGCTATCAACAAAATGGATCTCGTGGATTATGATCACGATATCTTCGATCACATCGAAGATGATTATCGAACCTTTGCCGATCAGCTTAATTTTGAATCCATCACCCCTATCCCGATATCGGCTTTAAAAGGTTGTAATATTCTCCAACCGGCCACGCAAACTGAGTGGTATAAAGGCCCAACCCTAATGGGGTTTCTTGAGGCTGTTGAAACGCGCCAGCTTCTGACAGATGATCCCTTCCGTATGCCTGTACAGTGGGTCAACCGTCCCAACTTGGACTTCAGAGGCTTCGCTGGCACAATTGCGGCTGGCCACATAGATGTTGGGCAGAATGTACGCATTCTTCCTTCAGGCGAGACTGCAAACATAAAAGAGATTTTGCTGTTTAAAGATTCACTCGCATCTGCTGAGGCAGATCAGGCTGTCACACTCACCCTGGATCGAGAGGTGGACATATCACGCGGTGATCTTATCGTTGCCGCAGATGCGCCCGCCGAAATTTCTGATCAGTTTGAAATAGAACTTATGTGGATGGATCATGAACCTGGATATTCAGGTCGCTCATATTTTTTGAAACTTGGCACATCTCTTGTCAGCGCACAAATCACCGACATTAAGCATAAGATCAATATAAATACCTATGAAAAACTATCTGCAAATAAGCTTGAACTTAACGATCTCAGCGTTGTAACGCTAAGGACAGACCACCCCATCCCATTTGAAAAATACGAGGACTGTGCTGGCCTAGGAGGGCTCATCTTAATCGATCGCATAAGTAACCAGACGGTTGCTGCGGGGATGATAAAATTTGCGCTTCGGCGTGCCCGTAATGTGCATATGCATAAACTCGAAATTGATAAACCATCACGCCAGAGGCTAAACGGGCATAAAAGTAAAGTGATCTGGTTTACCGGGCTTTCAGGTTCAGGCAAATCAACAATTGCAAACGCGCTAGAAGTAGAACTCCATAGCAGGGGTATTCGTACCTATATCCTTGATGGTGATAATATACGCCATGGCTTAAACAATGATCTTGGTTTTACAGATGCAGATCGTGTTGAAAATATTCGCCGGATTAGCGAAGTCGCCAAATTGATGGTGGATGCTGGTATTGTTGTCATCACAGCTTTCATTTCACCATTCAAAGCTGAACGCAATATGGCGCGCGCTTTATTTGAAGATGACGAATTTGTAGAAGTATTTGTCGATACGCCACTTGCACTAGCCGAGTCACGTGACCCAAAAGGTCTTTATAAAAAGGCACGCAAAGGCGAACTACCGAACTTTACCGGAATCGACAGCCCTTACGAGGCACCTGAAAACCCAGAGATGCGGGTTTATACAGACACACAAGACCTAGATGTGATTGTAAAATCACTTATGGCGCAGATGGACTTATAA
- the cysQ gene encoding 3'(2'),5'-bisphosphate nucleotidase CysQ, translated as MDLEILVGALEPVVRKAGAKIMEIHDQDPDTNFKSDGSPVTEADRAAEAIILPALAQLAPDIVVISEENAASHSLKAPHRFFLVDPLDGTKEFLKRDGKGSFTVNIALIENRVPIMGVVYAPALDRLFSGIVGNGATEKSADISTALSIRTPPASGALAVASASHRDEATNQWLAEHDIANTISIGSSLKFCLVAAGEADVYPRFGPTMEWDTGAGDAVLRAAGGHMTHLDDSMFLYGKPDYRNDAFIAWGGFKPS; from the coding sequence ATGGATTTAGAAATACTTGTCGGGGCTCTCGAACCTGTCGTCCGGAAAGCTGGCGCAAAGATCATGGAGATTCATGACCAAGACCCGGATACGAATTTTAAAAGCGATGGCTCACCTGTAACCGAAGCTGATCGTGCCGCCGAGGCCATTATTTTGCCTGCATTAGCCCAGCTGGCACCAGACATAGTTGTGATATCTGAAGAAAATGCCGCCAGCCATAGCCTGAAAGCGCCACACAGATTCTTTCTTGTCGATCCCTTGGATGGCACCAAAGAATTTTTGAAGCGTGATGGTAAAGGCAGTTTCACCGTGAACATCGCGCTCATTGAAAATAGGGTGCCAATCATGGGCGTTGTTTATGCACCAGCCCTCGATCGTTTATTTAGTGGCATTGTTGGCAACGGCGCTACTGAAAAATCTGCAGATATATCTACAGCACTATCTATTCGCACGCCGCCTGCCAGCGGCGCCCTAGCCGTAGCGAGCGCATCGCATAGAGATGAAGCAACCAACCAATGGCTAGCCGAGCATGATATAGCGAACACAATATCAATTGGATCGTCCTTGAAATTCTGCCTTGTTGCGGCAGGTGAGGCCGATGTCTATCCACGGTTTGGCCCGACAATGGAATGGGATACCGGGGCTGGTGATGCGGTATTGCGCGCCGCTGGTGGGCATATGACGCATCTTGATGACAGCATGTTTCTATATGGTAAGCCAGATTACAGGAATGATGCCTTTATTGCTTGGGGTGGGTTCAAGCCTTCATAG
- a CDS encoding tetratricopeptide repeat-containing sulfotransferase family protein, with amino-acid sequence MSSHYAAAKDDPPATQVQALIALYNQGEMAQTERQCRMALQEFPRSVTLLNLLGAAFQTQGKLDFAASAFVKAIALNPKDAQLHNNYGVVLLALSSFDTARACFLKALKLTPDYVEAHNNLGNALRSLGQLDAALTRYNKAIAIQPTYGQAHYNRGVTLQQMQQMTAALASYEDALAVQPEFIEAHINRGVIFQQLGKADDAITSYELALTIDPDHAETHNNMGIIYAGTGDHERAQTYYEKALALKPDYVEGYINLATMLFETGHTAAAIAHLETALGYDANDAMAHNLYGLLKKAQGDVVGALASYATAIAQNPDFAEPHINTGLALQQSGAHASALAAFDRAIKINPDHAEAYNNKAVTLQELGRFDAALASYDQAITLAPDYALAYFNRSNLIKDIAPNDPMLANMERLFADHNTDKNARKKLGFALGAAHEKMAHYDASFRFLQQANDLRKAEGDYHIEDDRALFSMITDSYRHFQRANLKIKNTKTKETIQPILIVGMPRSGTSLAEQILASHPDVHGAGELDILTTLFESLFICPDHQPSPKDMAQRVAAETETIRAQYFRTLTSCADGASFVTDKLPLNFRWIGFIKQMFPEAKIIHLQRDPRAICWSIYKHEFASKGNGFAYDIDDLAAFYRLYANLMGVWHSLLPHDIYELNYERLTQNQEDETRALLAFCDLTWAPQCLEFHKTERAVQTASAVQVRQKLYQGSSDAWRHYEQYLGAWMNLTP; translated from the coding sequence ATGAGCTCCCATTACGCCGCCGCTAAAGATGACCCCCCCGCCACACAGGTGCAAGCGCTGATTGCGCTATATAATCAGGGCGAAATGGCGCAAACCGAACGGCAATGCCGTATGGCGCTGCAAGAGTTTCCAAGGTCGGTCACCTTGCTAAACCTGCTCGGGGCGGCATTCCAAACGCAAGGCAAGCTGGACTTTGCCGCCTCGGCCTTTGTCAAAGCGATCGCGCTGAACCCAAAGGATGCGCAATTACATAATAATTATGGTGTTGTATTGCTGGCATTATCCTCATTCGATACGGCGCGCGCCTGTTTCTTAAAGGCACTCAAGCTAACGCCCGATTATGTCGAGGCGCATAATAATCTGGGTAATGCCTTGCGCAGCCTGGGACAGCTGGATGCCGCACTAACCCGTTATAACAAGGCCATCGCGATTCAGCCTACATATGGTCAGGCGCATTATAATCGCGGCGTTACTTTACAACAGATGCAGCAGATGACCGCGGCGCTGGCAAGTTATGAAGATGCGCTGGCTGTGCAACCAGAATTTATCGAGGCGCATATCAATCGTGGGGTGATTTTCCAGCAGTTGGGCAAGGCAGATGACGCCATTACCAGCTATGAACTGGCGCTGACGATTGATCCGGATCATGCTGAAACGCATAATAATATGGGCATCATATATGCGGGCACTGGCGATCATGAACGCGCCCAAACCTATTATGAAAAGGCCTTGGCGTTGAAGCCTGATTATGTCGAAGGCTATATCAATCTGGCGACAATGCTGTTCGAAACCGGTCATACTGCCGCGGCAATAGCGCATTTAGAGACGGCACTGGGCTACGATGCCAATGACGCGATGGCGCATAATCTATATGGCTTGCTGAAAAAGGCGCAGGGTGATGTCGTAGGGGCGCTTGCAAGCTATGCAACAGCGATTGCGCAAAATCCTGATTTTGCTGAACCGCATATCAATACAGGTTTGGCATTGCAGCAAAGTGGGGCGCATGCGTCCGCGCTGGCGGCGTTTGACAGGGCTATCAAGATTAACCCAGATCACGCCGAGGCCTATAACAATAAAGCTGTGACCTTGCAGGAGCTAGGCCGCTTTGATGCGGCGCTGGCATCTTATGATCAGGCGATTACACTGGCACCTGATTATGCGCTGGCCTATTTCAACCGGAGCAATCTGATCAAGGATATCGCGCCGAATGATCCCATGCTGGCCAATATGGAACGGCTTTTTGCCGATCATAATACCGATAAAAATGCGCGTAAAAAGCTGGGTTTTGCACTTGGGGCCGCACATGAAAAAATGGCACATTATGATGCCAGCTTTCGCTTTTTGCAGCAGGCCAATGACTTGCGCAAGGCCGAGGGTGATTACCATATCGAAGATGACCGTGCTTTATTCTCGATGATCACCGATAGCTATCGGCATTTTCAACGCGCCAACCTAAAGATCAAAAACACCAAAACCAAAGAGACGATACAGCCTATTTTGATTGTCGGTATGCCGCGGTCAGGCACGTCGCTGGCTGAACAGATTTTGGCAAGCCATCCAGATGTCCATGGCGCAGGCGAGCTTGACATCTTAACCACATTATTTGAAAGCCTGTTCATATGCCCTGATCACCAGCCATCACCCAAAGATATGGCACAGCGTGTCGCGGCTGAAACCGAAACGATACGGGCGCAGTATTTCAGAACTTTAACCTCATGCGCTGATGGTGCCTCCTTTGTGACCGATAAATTACCACTCAATTTCCGCTGGATAGGTTTTATAAAGCAGATGTTTCCCGAAGCAAAAATCATTCATCTACAGCGTGACCCGCGCGCGATCTGCTGGTCAATCTATAAGCATGAATTCGCCTCCAAAGGGAATGGGTTTGCCTATGATATCGACGATCTGGCAGCGTTTTATCGCCTCTATGCCAATTTGATGGGGGTCTGGCACAGCTTACTGCCACATGATATTTACGAGCTTAATTATGAACGGCTGACACAGAATCAGGAAGATGAAACGCGCGCGTTACTGGCCTTTTGTGATCTGACCTGGGCACCGCAATGTCTTGAATTTCACAAGACTGAGCGTGCTGTTCAGACAGCAAGTGCCGTGCAGGTGCGACAAAAACTCTATCAAGGCAGTTCCGACGCCTGGCGCCATTATGAACAATATCTTGGCGCATGGATGAATTTGACACCGTGA